The following is a genomic window from Ethanoligenens harbinense YUAN-3.
GTGCCATCGGAATACGCCGGCGAAGATGTGGCAGTCGTAGCATTGGACAACGTGCTTGCTGTCTACTATGAAGGAAAGCAAATTGCCCTGCACCGAATATCCTACCAGAAAAAAGACATGGTCGTCAATGCCCATCATTATCGCAGGCTGACCGTCAAGCAATCCTTTGATACAGAAAACACCCTGCTGGACGGCGACAGTGTCATCGACCTTCCTATCCAACAACACGATTTGAACCGGTATGACGAGGTGCTGCTATGACGGAACTGACGATGGAACGTCTCAGGGAAAACCTCGAAAGCCTTAAGATGAAAAACACGCTGGAGATATTGGACAATTATCTTGAAAGAGCTGTAAAGGACGAACTCAACGTTGTAGATGTGCTCGACCATATCTTTGCCGAGGAAGCATTGTCAAAACGGCGACGCGCCTATGAAAAGCAGGTGCAAATGTCCGGATTTCCCATCAAAAAAACGTTGGAGGATTTTGATTTCAGTTTCCAGCCCTCCATTGACAAGCGCCAGATTGAAGAACTGGCTACCATGCGTTTCCTTGAAAACGGAGAGAATATCGTCTTCCTCGGCCTGCCCGGTGTGGGCAAGACCCATTTGGCCTCAGCACTGGGGCTGGTTGCCGCCAAGCATCGATTCTCCACCTATTACATCAACTGCCACACCCTAATTGAGCAGCTCAAAAAGGCTCATTTTGAGAATAGACTACCGGACAAGCTCAAAACTCTGGGCAAGTACAAAATGCTCATTATTGACGAAATTGGCTATCTCCCGATGGATATTCAGGGGGCGAATCTGTTTTTTCAACTGATTGCGAGACGTTATGAGAGAGTCTCCACGATCTTTACCTCCAATAAGACCTTTTCCCAATGGAATGAGATCTTCGCCGACGTCACTATCGCCTCTGCAATCCTAGACCGTGTTTTGCACCACTGCACCGTTGTCAATATCAAGGGTGAGAGCTATCGCCTTAAAGAGCGAAAGGAGTACATGAAGCAGAAGCAGCACATCGTCAACACCCTTTTCGAGCAGGGCCAAAACTAATTTTTCAACATTTCCTTACCGCTGTTTTCATGCATTTTTTAACTGGCGAAAACCTGCAAATTCAAATCGGCGTTGACAGTCTTTTGCAACTGTTCGCGCTCCCACGCGAGTGCTTCCCACTTGGTCAAAAAGCCGCGTTTGCTGCTCTGCTTGCGTCCTCCCTTCCAGTCGGTGTAGCGATAAATCACGCGCCAAGTATTGTTACTGGAATCCTTGTACACTGCCATCCTATTTGCTTCCTTTCGCTGCGCCGGTATTTTCACCGTAGCAGAGCTTTTCTACAAAATATTGCCTGCTAACTCTGCCAGAAACGGTGAGATACCCCATTCTTTTGAGTTCGTCGTTCAACTGATGTACGATTTTATAGGCATAGGATTTGGAAACGCCTAATTCCTCTGCAACCTCGCCAACGGTCATGAATGTACTCCCCATGAAATTTCCCCTTTCTATTATGTGGCCTCGCCGCTCTCTCCAATGCAGCTTCCTGACAGGCAACCTTTTTTGCGCTGTGCCGTTTTTTCTCCTTGGCACGCTCGCTTACTCCGTAAGGTTATCGCCTGCTTCGCCGGAAGGTAACTGCTCGGACGGTCATTTAATTGTCTGTGTTAAACTTTTATGTTTAACACCTTCCTCTATTTTACTAAGCATATAAGTTTATGTCAAGTGGTTTA
Proteins encoded in this region:
- a CDS encoding Mu transposase domain-containing protein, with product MIGIKYSSLDDLNGQALAWCNKVNGKVHATTNEIPFERLKKEGLNPLKREYIIDKINLRRVQKDCLISYGGNQYSVPSEYAGEDVAVVALDNVLAVYYEGKQIALHRISYQKKDMVVNAHHYRRLTVKQSFDTENTLLDGDSVIDLPIQQHDLNRYDEVLL
- the istB gene encoding IS21-like element helper ATPase IstB, which produces MTELTMERLRENLESLKMKNTLEILDNYLERAVKDELNVVDVLDHIFAEEALSKRRRAYEKQVQMSGFPIKKTLEDFDFSFQPSIDKRQIEELATMRFLENGENIVFLGLPGVGKTHLASALGLVAAKHRFSTYYINCHTLIEQLKKAHFENRLPDKLKTLGKYKMLIIDEIGYLPMDIQGANLFFQLIARRYERVSTIFTSNKTFSQWNEIFADVTIASAILDRVLHHCTVVNIKGESYRLKERKEYMKQKQHIVNTLFEQGQN
- a CDS encoding Arm DNA-binding domain-containing protein; translated protein: MAVYKDSSNNTWRVIYRYTDWKGGRKQSSKRGFLTKWEALAWEREQLQKTVNADLNLQVFAS
- a CDS encoding transcriptional regulator — protein: MGSTFMTVGEVAEELGVSKSYAYKIVHQLNDELKRMGYLTVSGRVSRQYFVEKLCYGENTGAAKGSK